Below is a genomic region from Paraburkholderia sp. BL23I1N1.
AGAACGGCTCTCTCCAACGGGGTTGGCCTGTTCATCATGGCAGCAGCCGCAGCGACATTGCATGCAACCGGACACGGTCTCGCCAATCCCAACGACGCCGCAAGCGTACTTCGTCCGCTTGTCGGTGACTACGCATCACATGTGATGGGGATTGCGTTCATCGGCACCGCCCTGCTCGCGCTGCCTCCGCTCGCCGGGTCGGCCACCAATGCAGTAGTGAGCGCGCGCGACCGACTCACGGGCAAACAACACAACCGGCCGGTTGCGCGAGCCCTACTCGTCGTGATGGCGCTCGGCGTGTCGATCGGAGTGGCGCTAACACTCGTGAATGTCGAGCCGATTCGCGCGCTTTACTGGAGCGCTGTGCTCAATGGAGAAACAAAGAGCGGCGCCGCCGGCCTGGTGTCGGGACGCCGCCTGAATCACACACCCGCAGGATAGGACACCGCACGAGTGACCCGAAAATACCGTTCGCCGTTGCTCGTTTCAAGACGAAAAATCTTCGTTTGTAACAATGGCACAAGCATTATTTACATCATCAAATCTGGTGATTTTCACCACGCGACGGACCGCGCCGATCCTTCGGGGTGGCTGCATGACGGTCGCGTTTTCGTGAATTTACAAATCCGAAAATTTCTTACAAAAAGCTGCTCATCGATCGAATCCGGCTAATACCGTGCCCGAGCTCACCGTGTATGAGGATTTCCCCGATCTTAAGATTTCCCTCAGTGCGCCGATGTAACCCGAGCCGCAGGCTACAATCCCCCTCGGTGCAAATTTCAAGCACCCGTAAGTGCTGGTGTGCGTCTACGACCAATAAAGAGGGACGACGGATGTCGCGCGTGAAAACTGACGGCACCCCCATCGCGAAAGCTCGCGCAACTTACGTGCTTGAACTGGCGCGAGGGTGTTCATACATCGATAGTACGTTGAGCCCAGACACGCGCCATCGCAGAAATAATCGGCGAATTTCGCGAATTGTATGGGGATCAGGAACTCGCGATTTTTCGAAAACTGCTTGCCGAAAATCTGCGGCGCAGGGGCAAACAGGACGCCGCGTCTGCCGTCGTCAACTTCAAACTTGCCGGTCAGCTCCGGTGACTAACATCGCGTGTGGTTGCTGTGAGCGGATGATGTTGGCAGGCAATTGAAAATAGAACAAGGTGCGGCGACCTGCAAAGCCGTTTTGGCCGACTGAAAAGTGCTCTTCGAGTGCGTCACGTGAAACGGTGCCTTCGACCTCGCGGCCGCGGACTGACAGCAAGGAAACCACGGCGCATCCGTCCGACGAGACGGCGGTCGCGCGATCAGGAACTTCCATGCCGCATCTCGAAGATATCATTCGCAACGTTCCTTTGTGCGGAACTGCGCAGCGATAAATCTACCAGAAGTCAGAATCAGCGCGATCACCGACGAGGTAACGTTGCAGCCCCGTCAAGCGTTTGTGAACAACGATTGCCATGGTTCGTGTCGAGTACTCACGATTTGCTCAGGCCGGCGTCGCTGTAAGCGGTTCTGTTTTCGGTGGTGGCCACAGCTGGCACGGACGTTTAGTTGCGTATTTGAAATCAACGTTTCTCACGAATAGTGAGCTTTTTCAGGAGCAGCGTGTGCCACGAACCCGCCGGTCCCTCGACACCACAGCGTGAGAACACCAATGAGACTGGATTCACGAGTGAGAACGCAATAGTCGTTTCTGAAGAAGCGTTCCTAGATTGCGGCGCGTATCGGTAACGACGTGAATGTAGATGGCGTCGTCGGATGCAGTGATGTCGCCGTAGCGGTCAGCGACGATTTTTTCAGTGATGTGAGCGGACACCTGGCATCCGCCATAGCGGTCATTGATTGAGTTGCGCCGGCGAGTTTGAAAACGGACGTTATAGGTCGCGCACGGAGGAACCACGCCCTCGCGTCGCCGGACTCCCTGTGCTCTATTATGGCGCTTGACGCCATAACGCTCATATGGCATCCTACGCCATATGAAGTTGAAGGCCACACTCCTATTCGAGGACCGAACCGTCTACCCAGACGGGGCGATTCTCGAAATGCGCATCTGGCGACTTCCGGAAAGCGACGCCGAAAGACCGCACGGTCTCAAGTACAGCCTGTTTTACGGTCGTGCAGGCCAGCGAATCATCGGCTACGACAATGAGCGGGGCAAAGGCGACCACCGGCACTATCGCGATCAGGAAGAGCCGTACGCGTTTTCGACACCTGAGCAGATGGTGGCTGATTTTCTAGATGATGTAGAACGTGAGCGAGGTGAATCATGAGCAAACTTAATGTGCATGTTGGTGGTACGCGCGATATGGGTCGTCGATTTGCAGCGGCGTTCAACCGTGCTCAGGCAGGTGAGAATTTCGAAGAGCGGCACGTGACGTTTTTGTCGCTCGAGGAGATGCTGGCTGCGCTGTCGCCAAAACGCCTCGAGATGCTTCGTCATCTACATCGCGAAGGCGCAGAGAACGTGAAGGCGTTGGCAACTGCGCTCGATCGGGACTACAAACGGGTCTACGAAGACGTGGTGATTCTGGAGAATGCCGGCCTTGTCGTGCGTGAAGAAGGACGGCTGAGCGCGCCGTGGGACACGTTGACGGCCGAGGTTTCCTTGTAACGGCTTTGTCACGTTGACGCAGCGGTCAGTTAAGATGAAGCGATGAAGAAAACGAAATCGCTGTATCACGGTCACCGATTCCCGGCTTCAATTATCAGCCACGCTGTTTGATGGTACTTCCGCTTCCAGCTCAGCCTGCGCGATAGACAAGTTCGGCGCCGGCTTCGCGCACCGAGTCAAGGCTGCCCGGCGCCA
It encodes:
- a CDS encoding DUF6516 family protein, translated to MKLKATLLFEDRTVYPDGAILEMRIWRLPESDAERPHGLKYSLFYGRAGQRIIGYDNERGKGDHRHYRDQEEPYAFSTPEQMVADFLDDVERERGES